One Paramisgurnus dabryanus chromosome 8, PD_genome_1.1, whole genome shotgun sequence DNA window includes the following coding sequences:
- the LOC135770769 gene encoding sialoadhesin-like, which translates to MNLLLRLLFQGVLLYKTLAWEVRMPKEIHGLKGSCLVIPCTFSYTLYPPTNPRRVVWYQYVSKGYPLVYDPKKTKEVISKFRGKTDLYGDPSEWSCSLLIKSVDLSHNGEALYAWIDPENVGWRTYEFYEVTSTILVDTGPRQPTINIYGGATTGDSITVACFTFHTCPYNKPNITLKGIEGSDNVDDVHIENGLWKITRTRTGVVKDEHSEIECNVTHHGGIIARATKNKNAVSISVNETYGMTFDMKATGVYILAPSFALLLICIFAGVICKKRNRSSHNDTQESQTEQKFNDAHAASAIKPFSKPYMPSPKSLQKSYPVQDIYNNTNDCDDYENFL; encoded by the exons ATGAATTTGTTACTTCGTTTACTTTTTCAAG GTGTTCTGCTGTACAAGACTTTGGCATGGGAAGTGAGAATGCCAAAGGAAATTCATGGCCTCAAAGGCTCCTGTCTGGTTATACCGTGCACTTTTTCTTACACTTTATACCCACCAACTAACCCACGTAGAGTTGTGTGGTATCAGTATGTGTCGAAAGGCTACCCTTTAGTTTATGATCCCAAGAAAACAAAAGAAGTCATAAGCAAATTCAGAGGAAAAACTGATTTATACGGTGACCCATCAGAATGGAGTTGCAGTCTGCTGATCAAAAGCGTGGATCTGTCCCACAATGGAGAGGCATTATATGCATGGATTGACCCAGAAAATGTTGGATGGCGCACCTATGAGTTTTATGAGGTCACCTCCACGATTCTTGTTGaca CAGGTCCAAGGCAGCCCACTATCAATATATATGGAGGTGCAACGACTGGCGACAGCATTACAGTTGCATGTTTTACTTTCCACACCTGTCCATACAACAAACCAAACATCACTTTAAAGGGTATTGAAGGATCTGATAATGTAGACGATGTCCATATTGAAAACGGTCTGTGGAAAATCACTCGGACACGCACCGGTGTTGTGAAGGATGAGCACTCAGAAATTGAGTGTAATGTTACACATCATGGAGGCATAATAGCAAGAGccacaaaaaacaaaaatgcagtGT CCATTTCCGTAAATGAAACTTATGGGATGACCTTTGACATGAAGGCAACTGGGGTTTACATTTTAGCCCCTTCATTTGCCTTGCTTCTCATTTGCATATTTGCTGGAGTCATATGCAAGAAGCGTAACAG GTCTTCACACAATGATACCCAAGAATCACAGACTGAACAAAA GTTCAATGATGCACATGCAGCGTCAGCAATCAAGCCCTTCTCTAAACCTTATATGCCGTCACCAAAAAG TCTGCAAAAATCCTACCCT GTTCAGGATATTTACAACAACACGAATGATTGTGATGATTATGAAAATTTCTTATGA
- the LOC135770763 gene encoding uncharacterized protein, which translates to MNLLLHLLFQGVLLYETLAWQVTMPDEIHGLEGSCLVVPCSFYYTSYPPSDPNRVVWYKWHSINYPLVYDPRYPYEVDGKFQGKTDLYGNPSKWSCSLLIKSVDLSHHGEKIYAWIDPENVGKSTYRFFDVTSMIRVDSHPTQPTINIYGGEKTGDTITVTCFTFHTCPYSKPNITLNGIEGSDKIDDSEIKNGLWKITLTRTGVVKAERSDIECTVTHYGGITTRATKNKNSACIPYSINIEPKLADVTEGVAKEFNCTVHHSCQTPPIISWNYENMPVKYGKKQPKGFELVTIIFLGEKKDNGEKLTCIAKFSGQDITASVDLHVQRYEPKPVNITDIKKTDVQHRADVAPKITALHRSCVVIPCTFNIEEELAAQLRARWVSKKGYMYHTGPSRILDNFKGRTRLLGNPDAQNCTVEIDDVKPHDNGPFCFQAENEEVEYKFNDSCVFILIRVQPDNPVVSSLPENIEPGTRVTIKCSVKHTCPSHPPGITWSIPTARETVSHRSMSGGVWETVSTVTFIPTGYEEIDEIVCNAKYWGDKVKMVNGSTELSVRRIQGVGMEIYGPCVIVPVLLLLLCAAVIIFKKRRSSRMSEGRAVWNNSRGDGDDNKYQ; encoded by the exons GTGTTCTGCTGTATGAAACTTTGGCATGGCAAGTGACAATGCCAGATGAAATTCATGGACTCGAAGGTTCCTGTCTGGTTGTACCGTGCTCTTTCTACTACACATCCTACCCACCCAGTGACCCAAATAGAGTTGTATGGTATAAGTGGCACTCTATTAACTACCCTTTGGTTTATGATCCCCGGTATCCATATGAAGTCGATGGCAAGTTTCAAGGAAAAACTGATTTATATGGCAACCCGTCAAAATGGAGTTGTAGTCTGCTGATCAAAAGTGTGGATCTGTCCCACCATGGAGAGAAAATATATGCATGGATTGACCCAGAAAATGTTGGAAAGAGCACCTATAGGTTTTTTGACGTGACCTCCATGATTCGTGTTGACT CACATCCGACGCAGCCCACCATCAATATTTACGGAGGTGAAAAGACCGGTGACACCATTACAGTGACATGTTTTACCTTCCACACCTGTCCATACAGCAAACCAAACATCACTCTGAACGGTATTGAAGGATCTGATAAAATAGATGATTCTGAAATCAAAAATGGTCTGTGGAAAATCACTCTGACACGCACCGGTGTTGTGAAGGCTGAACGCTCAGATATTGAGTGTACTGTAACACATTATGGAGGCATAACAACAAGAGCTACAAAGAACAAAAATTCAGCAT GTATTCCTTACAGTATAAACATTGAGCCTAAACTGGCAGATGTCACAGAGGGCGTTGCAAAGGAATTCAATTGTACCGTCCACCATTCCTGTCAGACTCCTCCGATCATCTCTTGGAACTATGAGAACATGCCGGTGAAATATGGAAAGAAACAACCTAAAGGGTTCGAATTGGTCACCATAATATTTTTAGGTGAAAAGAAAGACAACGGGGAGAAATTGACCTGCATTGCAAAATTTTCTGGACAGGACATCACAGCATCTGTTGACTTACATGTACAAC GGTATGAACCCAAACCAGTGAACATAACAGACATAAAGAAAA CTGATGTCCAGCATAGGGCTGATGTGGCACCCAAGATCACCGCATTACATCGTTCCTGTGTGGTGATACCCTGCACTTTTAACATTGAAGAGGAACTTGCAGCACAACTTCGAGCTCGTTGGGTCTCCAAAAAAGGTTACATGTACCACACCGGACCGAGCCGCATCTTGGACAACTTCAAAGGCCGCACAAGACTGCTTGGAAACCCAGATGCACAAAACTGTACGGTCGAGATTGATGACGTAAAACCCCATGACAATGGACCGTTCTGTTTCCAAGCAGAAAATGAAGAGGTTGAATATAAATTTAACGACAGCTGTGTGTTCATTCTGATCCGAG tccaaccagACAATCCTGTGGTGTCATCGCTTCCTGAAAACATTGAACCCGGGACGCGCGTTACAATCAAATGCTCAGTCAAGCACACCTGTCCCTCTCATCCCCCCGGCATCACCTGGAGCATCCCGACTGCCCGAGAAACAGTCAGCCACCGGAGCATGAGCGGAGGAGTCTGGGAAACAGTCTCCACTGTGACCTTTATCCCGACCGGATACGAAGAGATTGATGAAATTGTTTGCAATGCAAAGTATTGGGGTGATAAAGTGAAGATGGTTAATGGTTCAACTGAACTGAGTGTCAGAA gaATTCAAGGTGTTGGAATGGAGATTTATGGGCCGTGTGTTATAGTTCCTGTACTTCTGCTCCTGCTTTGCGCTGCAGTTATCATATTCAAGAAGAGACGCAG TTCTAGGATGTCTGAAGGAAGAGCTGTCTGGAATAACAGTAGAGGAGATGGGGATGACAACAA ATATCAGTAA